One window from the genome of Malus domestica chromosome 01, GDT2T_hap1 encodes:
- the LOC103417887 gene encoding nascent polypeptide-associated complex subunit alpha-like protein 2 produces the protein MSPAPLVQQDAAAADEVSSVEQLLKSSNPNKEEDEVVVEDVKDDNDEDEDDEDDDEDDDDKEDGAQGGSGASKQSRSEKKSRKAMLKLGMKPVTGVSRVTIKRTKNILFFISKPDVFKSPNSDTYVLFGEAKIEDLSSQLQTQAAQQFRMPDMSSVTGKPEISAAAAGAQDEEEEEVDETGVEPRDIDLVMTQAGVSRSKAVKALKTHSGDIVSAIMELTT, from the exons ATGTCACCGGCTCCACTTGTTCAGCAGGACGCCGCCGCCGCCGACGAGGTCTCCTCCGTCGAGCAGCTTCTCAAGAGCTCTAATCCG AACAAGGAGGAAGACGAAGTGGTGGTCGAGGACGTGAAGGACGACAATGACGAGGACGAGGACGATGAGGACGATGACGAGGACGACGATGATAAGGAAGACGGCGCTCAAG GTGGAAGTGGGGCTTCGAAGCAGAGTAGAAGTGAGAAGAAGAGTCGAAAGGCTATGTTGAAGCTTGGGATGAAGCCTGTTACCGGCGTTAGCAGGGTTACCATCAAAAGGACCAAAAAC ATACTATTTTTCATCTCGAAACCTGATGTGTTCAAGAGTCCAAACTCTGACACCTATGTCCTATTTGGCGAGGCCAAGATCGAGGATTTGAGCTCCCAGCTTCAGACACAGGCTGCTCAGCAGTTCAGGATGCCAGACATGAGTTCTGTGACGGGGAAACCAGAGATTTCGGCAGCAGCTGCTGGAGCTCAggatgaagaggaggaagaggttGATGAAACCGGGGTGGAGCCTAGGGACATTGATTTGGTCATGACACAGGCTGGGGTATCGAGAAGCAAGGCCGTCAAGGCGCTCAAGACTCACAGCGGGGACATTGTCAGCGCTATCATGGAGCTCACCACATAA
- the LOC103417917 gene encoding uncharacterized protein: protein MEIVDNDDVTSWVCESLSAKPNKIPLYVTTYPLNEPEDEHPIACSSPSPTVGIQENDDILSDEQPSQVLQDNAQISEASIDVSFEFTDDYHDSTHFDNVQSNDVNFNLSSSRRNKRKSIQDYDNIADLNIDGDIMVGQLYSSKKELQKQLAMIAMRKNYEFKVERSTKDRLEIRCVDDNCKWRLRATKLQVSEFFEVRKFETNHSCSLDVVQRDHRQASSSVVGQFIKSKYEGASRVYRPKDFIEDMRAQVGVNMSYEKAWRAREHAFDMIRGSPEESFAALPAYCAMLESKNPGTITHIETDDNNHFLYFFMAMGASIRGFRGSMRPVVAVDGTFLKGKYLGTLFVAVCHDGQNQIYPLAFGVGDSENDASWTWFLTKLRSAIGEVADLVFVSDRHGSIGKAVQTVFPEAYHGACMYHVAGNMRTKFGDDETMFKLYYTAAKAYLVSEFNSVMTDIWAIKDGKVGKYLQEIGYHRWARAHFSGKRYNMMTTNIAESMNAKLKDARKLPIIALADHLRGILQEWFNERRNTASSWNSTLTKWAEEKVHKNQNRGLRMSVSSINHYALQVHEADLYHIVDLNAKSCTCRRFDLDQLPCVHATAACRIRNTLVYTMCSKFYTANAIVLAYAEPIWPVGNKSEWSVPEEVHNRVVLPPIRQVVSGRRKTNRIPSQGEERIVKKCSRCGGTGHNRQTCKNPIRLHSNT, encoded by the exons ATGGAGATTGTAGACAACGACGATGTGACTAGTTGGGTATGTGAAAGTCTTTCTGCAAAACCGAACAAGATTCCGTTATATGTTACAACATATCCTCTAAATGAACCTGAAGATGAACACCCAATTGCATGCAGTTCCCCATCACCAACAGTGGGAATTCAAGAGAATGATGACATTTTGAGTGATGAACAACCAAGTCAAGTTCTTCAAGACAATGCCCAGATTAGTGAGGCTTCAATAGATGTGAGTTTTGAGTTTACTGATGACTATCATGACAGTACCCATTTCGATAATGTGCAGTCGAACGATGTCAATTTCAATCTATCGTCGTCTCGTCGTAACAAGCGTAAGAGCATACAAGACTATGATAATATTGCAGATTTGAATATAGATGGAGATATTATGGTCGGACAATTGTACTCGAGTAAGAAAGAGTTGCAAAAACAATTAGCTATGATTGCAATGAGGAAGAATTATGAATTTAAAGTGGAAAGATCAACTAAGGATCGTTTGGAAATTAGATGTGTGGATGATAATTGCAAGTGGCGACTTCGTGCAACCAAGTTACAAGTGTCAGAATTTTTTGAAGTAAGAAAATTTGAAACTAATCATTCTTGTTCATTAGATGTTGTTCAGCGTGATCATCGGCAAGCAAGTAGTTCTGTTGTTGGCCAATTTATAAAGTCAAAGTATGAGGGGGCATCACGTGTATATAGACCTAAAGACTTCATTGAGGATATGCGAGCACAAGTTGGGGTTAATATGAGCTACGAGAAAGCTTGGAGAGCAAGAGAGCACGCATTTGACATGATCCGAGGGTCGCCAGAGGAATCTTTTGCCGCACTTCCTGCCTATTGTGCCATGTTAGAAAGTAAAAACCCTGGGACAATAACACATATAGAAACGGATGACAATAATCACTTTTTATACTTTTTCATGGCAATGGGAGCCTCTATAAGGGGATTTCGTGGTTCTATGAGGCCTGTGGTAGCAGTTGATGGGACTTTTCTAAAGGGTAAATATCTTGGCACCTTATTTGTTGCTGTATGCCATGATGGACAAAATCAAATATATCCTTTAGCATTTGGTGTGGGTGACTCAGAAAATGACGCTTCATGGACATGGTTTCTTACAAAATTGAGAAGTGCCATTGGAGAGGTAGCAGACTTGGTGTTTGTATCTGATCGACATGGAAGTATTGGTAAAGCTGTACAAACTGTGTTTCCAGAGGCATATCATGGAGCTTGTATGTATCATGTAGCTGGCAACATGAGGACTAAATTTGGTGATGATGAAACGATGTTTAAGTTATATTACACTGCGGCAAAAGCATACCTTGTGTCAGAGTTTAATAGTGTTATGACTGATATTTGGGCAATCAAAGATGGAAAAGTAGGAAAATATCTTCAAGAAATTGGGTATCATAGATGGGCTCGGGCACATTTCAGTGGAAAACGATACAACATGATGACAACCAACATTGCCGAATCCATGAATGCAAAACTGAAGGATGCTCGAAAGTTGCCTATCATTGCTCTAGCGGATCACCTTAGAGGTATACTACAAGAGTGGTTCAACGAACGTCGGAACACAGCAAGTTCATGGAATTCGACCTTGACAAAGTGGGCAGAGGAAAAAGTGCACAAGAATCAAAATAGAGGCTTGCGTATGTCG GTATCTTCCATTAATCATTATGCATTGCAAGTACATGAGGCAGACTTATATCATATAGTTGATCTAAATGCCAAGTCATGCACGTGTAGAAGGTTTGATCTCGACCAGCTTCCATGTGTCCATGCAACTGCTGCATGTCGAATTCGCAACACATTAGTGTACACTATGTGCTCCAAATTCTACACAGCCAATGCAATTGTGCTAGCGTATGCGGAGCCCATTTGGCCGGTTGGAAACAAGAGTGAATGGAGTGTGCCAGAAGAGGTGCATAATAGAGTTGTGTTACCTCCAATCAGACAAGTTGTATCTGGAAGACGCAAGACAAACAGAATCCCATCTCAGGGAGAGGAAAGGATAGTGAAGAAGTGCAGTCGCTGTGGTGGGACAGGCCACAATCGCCAAACTTGCAAGAATCCAATTAGACTCCATTCCAACACATGA
- the LOC103417886 gene encoding RPM1 interacting protein 13-like has protein sequence MEGETGIDVKVINQPSSTPSRLKKKKRVTAQKSPQKAPPSSSAEDDDGSPIRQILCVKNKVDVKHFEDVEDCFILDFDPSEPVQLSKLSVSVNGGGGHDGSPDIAVVAEKGQVACRDYPHSRHLCLKFPFGTTPHESYCDLCYCYVCDSAAPCGLWKPSHCHAAAHIGDWKSKRMLRKQQAAVKK, from the exons atggagggcGAAACCGGAATCGACGTCAAAGTGATTAATCAGCCGTCGTCGACGCCATCgcgcttgaagaagaagaagagagtgaCAGCCCAGAAATCGCCCCAGAAGGCTCCGCCCTCTTCTTCCGCGGAGGACGACGACGGGAGTCCAATCAGGCAAATTCTCTGTGTCAAAAACAAGGTCGATGTTAAACACTTCGAGGACGTCGAGGACTGCTTCATTTTGGATTTCGACCCCTCGGAGCCGGTGCAGTTGTCCAAGTTGTCAGTGTCGgttaatggtggtggtggtcacGATGGTTCTCCCGATATCGCTGTTGTTGCTGAGAAAGGACAG GTTGCTTGTAGAGACTATCCACATTCAAGGCACCTCTGCCTGAAATTTCCTTTCGGGACGACACCCCATGAGAGCTACTGTGATCTG TGCTACTGCTACGTTTGTGATTCTGCCGCTCCATGTGGGTTATGGAAACCATCGCATTGCCATGCCGCTGCGCACATTGGTGATTGGAAGTCCAAAAGGATGTTGAGGAAGCAGCAAGCCGCGGTGAAGAAGTGA
- the LOC103426529 gene encoding caffeic acid 3-O-methyltransferase: MGSTPETQMTPTQVSDEEANLFAMQLASASVLPMVLKAAIELDLLEIMAKAGPGAFVSPADLSSQLPTKNPDASVMLDRMLRVLASYSILTYSLRTLPDGKVERLYGLGPVCKFLTKSEDGASIGSLCLMNQDKVLMESWYNLKDAVLEGGIPFNKAYGMTAFEYHGTDPRFNKVFNKGMADHSTITMKKLLENYNGFEGLTSIVDVGGGTGAVLHMIVSKYPSIKGINFDLPHVIEDAPQYPGVEHVGGDMFVSVPKGDAIFMKWICHDWSDEHCLKFLKNCYAALPDNGKVIVAECILPVAPDSSLATKGVVHIDAIMLAHNPGGKERTEKEFEALAKGSGFQGFRVVCSAFNTYAIEFLKKN; the protein is encoded by the exons ATGGGTTCGACCCCAGAGACTCAGATGACTCCAACCCAAGTCTCCGATGAAGAAGCCAACCTCTTCGCCATGCAGCTAGCCAGCGCCTCCGTCCTCCCCATGGTGCTCAAGGCAGCCATCGAGCTCGACCTCCTCGAGATCATGGCAAAAGCCGGGCCTGGCGCTTTTGTTTCTCCGGCTGACTTATCTTCGCAGCTGCCGACCAAGAACCCTGACGCCTCCGTCATGCTGGACCGCATGCTGCGCGTCCTGGCCAGCTACTCTATCCTCACTTACTCCCTCCGCACACTTCCCGACGGCAAAGTCGAGCGGCTGTACGGCCTCGGCCCCGTCTGCAAGTTCTTGACAAAGAGCGAGGATGGTGCTTCCATTGGTTCTCTCTGCCTCATGAATCAGGACAAGGTCCTTATGGAGAGCTG GTACAACTTGAAAGATGCAGTCCTTGAAGGAGGTATCCCATTCAACAAGGCCTACGGAATGACTGCTTTTGAGTACCATGGCACTGACCCCAGATTCAACAAGGTCTTCAACAAGGGAATGGCTGACCACTCTACCATTACCATGAAGAAACTTCTTGAGAACTACAATGGCTTTGAGGGCCTCACATCCATCGTTGATGTTGGTGGTGGCACCGGCGCTGTCCTTCACATGATCGTCTCTAAATACCCTTCGATTAAGGGCATTAACTTCGACTTGCCTCATGTCATCGAAGATGCTCCCCAATATCCTG GTGTGGAGCATGTTGGAGGAGACATGTTTGTAAGTGTTCCAAAGGGAGATGCAATTTTCATGAAG TGGATATGCCACGACTGGAGTGACGAGCATTGCTTGAAATTTTTGAAGAACTGCTATGCTGCGCTCCCAGACAATGGGAAGGTAATTGTTGCTGAGTGCATTCTTCCGGTAGCTCCGGACAGTAGCCTTGCCACCAAGGGAGTTGTCCATATCGACGCGATCATGTTAGCTCACAACCCCGGCGGAAAAGAGAGGACGGAGAAGGAGTTCGAGGCCTTGGCTAAGGGATCTGGATTCCAAGGCTTTCGAGTCGTGTGCTCTGCTTTCAACACCTATGCCATTGAATTTCTTAAGAAGAATTGA